In a single window of the Bradyrhizobium sp. ORS 285 genome:
- a CDS encoding ABC transporter substrate-binding protein produces MIDVLPQKAAARGPLVHARIAAMLLGTIVTIGAFAVTGDAQAAPGENVSVARQLGSRVGPIIGSALACRDIARPRIQAIIEKFQLVIREAATSEADRDELTRLLDRYVAEGRTLVTSGRMDCRGADRQLADLEQSIAAPPAARANLPGVTIAPSAAVAATAPAQILPPVVETRGVTQNDIKFGMVIPHSGPVKESGRQLKIGVEAAFNRVNEAGGVNGRVLKLVTADDGYDPARTLDAMKQLYEKEQVFGFVCNFGSATAAVAIPYALERRALFFAPYTGANVVRHDPPDRYVFNYRPSYAEETDALVRYLVKVRKLNPRQIVVFAQNDAFGDAGFAGVSKAFRTLGANENAIVRVNYPRNSIEVDDAISQLRLLKAPVRAVIMLATTRAAAKFIEKARDVFPGAVFANISAVDGSALASELMLLGPRYTDNVIVTQTVPGVSGYSSLVLDYKNALAKYFPGETADYMSLEGYVSASILIEGLKRAGQSFDTEKLVETLETMGNVDLGLGAQLGFGRSEHQASHKIWGTALDERGNYQPLELD; encoded by the coding sequence CGCAGCCATGCTGCTCGGGACCATCGTGACCATCGGAGCCTTTGCCGTGACCGGCGATGCCCAGGCAGCGCCGGGCGAGAATGTGAGCGTGGCGCGCCAGCTCGGCAGCCGCGTCGGACCGATCATCGGCTCGGCGCTCGCCTGCCGCGACATCGCGCGGCCGCGCATCCAGGCGATCATCGAGAAGTTTCAGCTGGTCATCCGCGAGGCCGCCACCAGCGAGGCCGACCGTGACGAGCTGACCCGCCTGCTCGACCGTTATGTGGCCGAAGGTCGCACCCTGGTGACCTCAGGCCGGATGGATTGCCGCGGCGCCGACCGCCAGCTCGCCGATCTCGAACAATCCATCGCAGCGCCGCCCGCCGCGCGCGCGAACCTGCCGGGCGTGACGATCGCGCCTTCGGCTGCGGTCGCCGCCACCGCGCCTGCGCAGATCCTGCCGCCCGTGGTCGAGACGCGCGGCGTCACGCAGAACGACATCAAGTTCGGCATGGTCATCCCCCACAGCGGCCCCGTCAAAGAAAGCGGGCGGCAGCTGAAGATCGGGGTCGAGGCCGCCTTCAACCGCGTCAACGAGGCCGGCGGCGTCAACGGCCGCGTGCTGAAGCTCGTGACGGCCGACGACGGCTATGATCCGGCGCGCACGCTCGATGCGATGAAGCAGCTCTACGAAAAGGAGCAGGTGTTCGGCTTCGTCTGCAATTTCGGCTCCGCGACCGCTGCCGTTGCCATTCCCTATGCGCTGGAGCGCCGCGCGCTGTTCTTCGCACCCTACACCGGCGCCAACGTCGTGCGCCACGATCCGCCGGATCGCTACGTCTTCAACTACCGGCCGAGCTATGCCGAGGAGACCGACGCGCTTGTGCGCTATCTGGTCAAGGTCCGCAAGCTGAACCCGCGCCAGATCGTCGTGTTTGCCCAGAACGATGCGTTCGGCGATGCGGGCTTTGCCGGCGTGTCCAAGGCATTCCGGACGCTCGGCGCCAACGAGAACGCGATCGTGCGCGTCAACTATCCGCGCAACAGCATCGAGGTCGACGACGCGATCAGCCAGCTCAGGCTGTTGAAGGCGCCGGTCCGCGCCGTGATCATGCTGGCGACCACCCGCGCCGCCGCCAAGTTCATCGAGAAGGCGCGCGACGTGTTTCCGGGCGCGGTCTTCGCCAACATTTCGGCGGTGGATGGCTCCGCGCTCGCCAGCGAGCTGATGCTGCTCGGGCCGCGCTACACCGACAATGTCATCGTGACGCAGACGGTGCCGGGCGTCTCCGGCTATTCCAGCCTGGTGCTCGACTACAAGAATGCCCTGGCCAAGTACTTCCCGGGCGAGACTGCGGACTACATGTCGCTCGAAGGCTATGTCTCGGCCAGCATCCTGATCGAAGGCTTGAAGCGCGCCGGCCAGAGCTTCGACACCGAAAAGCTGGTCGAGACGCTCGAGACCATGGGCAATGTCGATCTCGGACTGGGCGCTCAGCTCGGCTTCGGCCGCTCCGAGCACCAGGCCTCGCACAAGATCTGGGGCACCGCACTGGACGAACGCGGCAACTATCAACCGCTCGAACTTGATTAG
- a CDS encoding ABC transporter substrate-binding protein: protein MTLRWSALIIGSLFGAPIGTAFAAAPDMVRDLASRVGPIVGQASACPDIAQGRVQTIVDKFREAIRQASNNDSERDQLTRTFNGYIAEGRSRSGAAQANCPAAERQLTDLERSLSQPAAAATPSQTRADATTGAVTSAPVRGITDREIRFGMVLPFSGIRKETGRQMRQGIEAAFARANDAGGVNGRTLRLVAADDGYDPNRTLAAMTQLYDKEQVFGFIGNIGTANSEVAIPYALERRALYFAPNSGAAVVRRDPPDRYVFNYRASYAEETAALVRYLVKMKRIPPKQIAVLTQQDAFGDDGFAGVAKAYRQLNIPDPVTRFSYPRATMDVDEAIAQVKAHKGGLKAIIMVATDRAAAKFIEKTRDAVPGLIYANVSAVGSTSLATELKLLGPRFTNGVIVTQGVPAVSGYSSLVLDYKNSLAKYAPGEAPDYTSLEGYIAATILIQALKQTNPLDTERLVDTLESMRSLDLGLGTPLAFGRAEHQASHKIWGTALDENGTYQAIELE, encoded by the coding sequence ATGACACTTCGTTGGTCCGCGTTGATCATCGGGAGCCTGTTTGGAGCTCCCATCGGCACCGCCTTTGCGGCGGCCCCGGATATGGTCCGGGACCTCGCCAGCCGGGTCGGACCGATCGTGGGGCAGGCCTCGGCCTGCCCGGACATCGCGCAGGGGCGCGTCCAGACCATCGTCGACAAATTCCGCGAAGCCATCCGCCAAGCCTCGAACAATGACAGCGAACGGGATCAGCTGACCCGGACCTTCAACGGCTACATTGCCGAAGGCCGCAGCCGCTCCGGAGCCGCGCAGGCGAACTGTCCCGCGGCCGAGCGGCAGCTCACGGACCTCGAGCGCTCGCTCAGCCAGCCGGCCGCGGCCGCAACACCCTCACAAACCAGGGCTGACGCAACCACAGGCGCCGTCACCAGCGCGCCGGTGCGCGGCATCACCGACCGCGAAATTCGCTTCGGCATGGTCCTGCCATTCTCCGGCATCCGCAAGGAGACCGGGCGCCAGATGCGGCAGGGCATCGAGGCCGCCTTCGCACGCGCCAATGATGCCGGCGGCGTCAATGGGCGCACCTTGCGGCTCGTCGCGGCCGATGACGGCTACGATCCGAACCGCACGCTGGCGGCGATGACGCAGCTCTACGACAAGGAGCAGGTGTTCGGCTTCATCGGCAATATCGGCACTGCCAACTCGGAAGTCGCGATCCCCTACGCGCTGGAGCGGCGGGCGCTCTATTTCGCGCCGAACTCCGGTGCGGCGGTGGTCCGGCGCGATCCGCCGGATCGCTACGTGTTCAATTATCGGGCCAGCTACGCCGAGGAGACCGCCGCGCTGGTGCGCTATCTGGTCAAGATGAAGCGCATTCCGCCGAAGCAGATCGCCGTCCTGACCCAGCAGGACGCATTCGGCGATGACGGCTTTGCCGGTGTCGCCAAGGCCTACCGGCAGTTGAACATCCCCGATCCAGTGACGCGCTTCTCCTATCCGCGTGCCACCATGGACGTCGACGAGGCCATCGCCCAGGTGAAGGCGCACAAGGGCGGGCTCAAGGCCATCATCATGGTGGCGACCGACCGTGCCGCCGCCAAGTTCATCGAGAAGACGCGCGATGCGGTGCCGGGCCTGATCTATGCGAACGTGTCTGCAGTCGGATCGACCTCGCTGGCGACCGAGCTGAAGCTGCTCGGCCCGCGCTTCACCAACGGCGTCATCGTGACGCAGGGCGTCCCCGCCGTTTCCGGCTATTCGAGCCTCGTGCTCGACTACAAGAATTCACTGGCCAAATACGCTCCGGGCGAGGCACCGGACTACACCTCGCTCGAAGGCTACATCGCGGCGACGATCCTGATCCAGGCGCTGAAGCAGACCAACCCGCTCGATACCGAACGGCTGGTCGACACGCTGGAGTCCATGCGCAGCCTCGATCTCGGCCTCGGCACCCCACTTGCATTTGGACGCGCAGAGCACCAGGCGTCGCACAAGATCTGGGGCACGGCGCTCGACGAGAACGGCACGTATCAGGCAATCGAACTGGAATAG
- a CDS encoding ABC transporter substrate-binding protein, protein MSFRSSVFLVAALLATPASAAGTNADVVRNLASRVGPIVGAASACQAIDQGRVQAIVDKFREVIREASTGGSDRDELTRVFNGYVADGRNRVGAAQTDCNTAGRQLAELERSLGQTAPSQTGASLAGVIAPAAAVAATAPTVTLPPPAASNVQGVTANEIRFGIAAPFSGASKELGRQMKMGIEAAFNRANDTGGVAGRSLRLYSADDGYEPSRTLDAMKQLYDKDKVFGFIGNVGTPTSAVAMPFALQRRTLFYGAFTGANILRNDPPDRYVFNYRASYAEETDTVVRYLVKLRRLPARDIAVFAQQDAYGDAGFSGVAKAFRSLGLADTAITRFNYKRNTVDVDEAVNQLRAMKTPPKAIVMVATYRAAAKFIEKTRDLYPNMIYTNVSFVGSTELSDELMLLGPRYASGVIVTQVVPAVGGYSSAVLEYKGALEKYFPGEAPSYVSFEGYVAANVLIQALRKVGPQLDTEALIDTLENMQNVDLGLGAKLGFGRAEHQASHKIWGTALDDRGKFQAIELE, encoded by the coding sequence ATGAGCTTTCGTTCTAGCGTGTTCTTGGTTGCGGCATTGCTCGCAACGCCCGCCAGCGCGGCGGGCACCAATGCGGATGTGGTGCGTAATCTTGCGAGTCGGGTCGGGCCGATCGTGGGAGCAGCATCCGCCTGTCAGGCGATCGACCAAGGCCGCGTTCAGGCCATCGTCGACAAATTTCGCGAGGTGATCCGGGAGGCCTCCACGGGCGGCTCGGATCGGGACGAACTCACCCGCGTGTTCAACGGCTACGTCGCCGACGGACGCAACCGCGTGGGTGCAGCCCAGACGGACTGCAACACGGCGGGCCGCCAGCTCGCCGAACTCGAGCGTTCGCTCGGCCAGACCGCGCCGAGCCAGACCGGAGCCAGCCTCGCCGGCGTCATCGCGCCGGCCGCGGCCGTTGCCGCGACGGCGCCGACCGTGACGCTGCCGCCCCCGGCTGCCAGCAACGTCCAGGGTGTCACGGCGAACGAGATCCGCTTCGGCATCGCCGCTCCGTTCTCGGGCGCGTCGAAAGAGCTCGGCCGCCAGATGAAGATGGGCATCGAGGCGGCCTTCAACCGCGCCAACGACACCGGCGGCGTTGCCGGCCGGTCGCTGCGGCTCTACTCCGCCGACGACGGTTACGAGCCGTCGCGTACGCTCGACGCGATGAAGCAGCTCTATGACAAGGACAAGGTGTTCGGCTTCATCGGCAATGTCGGCACGCCGACCTCGGCAGTGGCCATGCCCTTCGCCCTGCAGCGCCGCACGCTGTTCTACGGCGCCTTCACCGGCGCCAACATCCTGCGCAACGATCCGCCGGATCGCTACGTCTTCAACTATCGCGCGAGCTATGCGGAAGAAACCGACACCGTCGTCCGCTATCTCGTGAAGCTGCGCCGTCTGCCGGCGCGCGACATCGCCGTGTTCGCCCAGCAGGACGCCTATGGTGATGCCGGCTTCTCGGGAGTCGCCAAGGCGTTCCGCTCGCTCGGACTGGCCGACACCGCGATCACGCGCTTCAACTACAAGCGCAACACGGTCGACGTCGACGAGGCCGTGAACCAGCTCCGCGCGATGAAGACGCCGCCCAAGGCGATCGTCATGGTGGCGACCTACCGGGCGGCCGCGAAGTTCATCGAGAAGACGCGCGATCTGTACCCGAACATGATCTACACCAACGTGTCGTTCGTGGGTTCGACCGAGCTGTCGGATGAGCTGATGCTGCTCGGCCCGCGCTATGCCTCCGGCGTGATCGTCACCCAGGTGGTGCCGGCGGTCGGCGGCTATTCCAGCGCCGTGCTCGAGTACAAGGGGGCGCTGGAGAAGTACTTCCCCGGCGAGGCGCCGTCCTACGTCTCGTTCGAGGGCTATGTCGCCGCCAACGTGCTGATCCAGGCGCTGCGCAAGGTCGGGCCGCAGCTCGACACCGAGGCGCTGATCGACACGCTGGAGAACATGCAGAACGTCGATCTCGGCCTTGGCGCCAAGCTCGGCTTCGGCCGCGCCGAGCACCAGGCTTCGCACAAGATCTGGGGCACGGCGCTCGACGACCGCGGCAAATTCCAGGCGATCGAGCTGGAATAG
- a CDS encoding nitronate monooxygenase family protein, with protein MSMPALFKGRLSIPVIGSPLFIISVPDLVIAQCKAGVVGSFPALNARPAALLDEWLARITEELAAYDRAHPERPSAPFAVNQIVHRSNNRLEQDLALCEKYKVPMMITSLGAREELNQAAHSWGGIVFHDVINQFFAHKAIEKGADGLILVAAGAGGHAGTISPFAFVAETRSWFDGPIALSGAIANGRAIRAARVLGADFAYVGSAFIATKEANAVEGYKDMITKSGADDIVYSNLFTGVHGNYLKPSIVAAGLDPDNLPTSDPSKMSFGTDASGERAKPKAWKEIWGSGQGIGAIKDVLPAAELIARFKKEYDEAIDPPL; from the coding sequence ATGTCCATGCCCGCCTTGTTCAAGGGGCGCCTGTCGATCCCGGTGATCGGCTCGCCGCTGTTCATCATCTCCGTGCCTGATCTCGTGATCGCGCAGTGCAAGGCCGGTGTCGTGGGCTCGTTTCCGGCGCTCAACGCCCGGCCGGCTGCGCTGCTCGACGAATGGCTGGCGCGCATCACCGAGGAGCTCGCGGCGTATGACCGCGCGCATCCGGAGCGCCCGTCGGCGCCGTTCGCGGTCAACCAGATCGTGCACCGCTCCAACAACCGGCTCGAGCAGGATCTGGCGCTGTGCGAGAAGTACAAGGTGCCGATGATGATCACCTCGCTCGGCGCGCGCGAGGAGCTGAACCAGGCGGCGCACAGCTGGGGCGGCATCGTCTTCCACGACGTCATCAACCAGTTCTTCGCCCACAAGGCGATCGAGAAGGGCGCTGACGGCCTCATTCTCGTCGCTGCCGGCGCCGGCGGCCATGCCGGCACGATCTCGCCGTTTGCCTTCGTGGCGGAGACGCGCAGCTGGTTCGACGGCCCGATCGCGCTCTCTGGCGCGATCGCCAACGGCCGCGCCATCCGCGCCGCGCGCGTGCTCGGCGCCGACTTCGCCTATGTCGGTTCGGCCTTCATCGCCACCAAGGAGGCGAATGCCGTCGAGGGCTACAAGGACATGATCACCAAGTCGGGAGCCGACGACATCGTCTACTCGAACCTGTTCACCGGCGTGCACGGCAACTATCTGAAACCGTCGATCGTCGCCGCCGGTCTCGATCCCGACAATCTTCCGACCTCCGATCCGTCGAAGATGAGCTTCGGCACCGATGCCTCCGGCGAGCGCGCCAAGCCGAAGGCGTGGAAGGAGATCTGGGGCTCCGGCCAGGGCATCGGCGCCATCAAGGACGTGCTCCCCGCCGCCGAGCTGATCGCCCGCTTCAAGAAGGAATATGACGAGGCGATCGATCCCCCGCTGTGA
- a CDS encoding YqaA family protein, which produces MLRRVYDWCIDAAHKPHALWIMAAIAFAESSFFPVPPDVMLIPMSLAKPQRAWLFAGVCTAASVAGGVVGYAIGALLYDSLGQWLIHLYGLGDKVEAFRASYAEWGAIIILLKGLTPIPYKLVTITSGFAGYNLFLFIVCSIVARGGRFFIAAIVLNRYGEWIRVHIERHLGLWVALGAAVLVAGFVVAVKLI; this is translated from the coding sequence ATGCTCAGACGTGTCTATGACTGGTGTATCGACGCCGCCCACAAGCCGCATGCTCTTTGGATCATGGCGGCGATCGCCTTCGCTGAAAGCTCGTTCTTTCCGGTGCCGCCGGATGTGATGCTGATCCCGATGTCGCTGGCGAAGCCGCAGCGCGCCTGGCTGTTCGCCGGCGTCTGCACCGCCGCCTCGGTCGCGGGCGGCGTCGTCGGCTATGCGATCGGCGCGCTGCTCTACGACTCGCTCGGCCAGTGGCTCATCCATCTCTATGGTCTGGGCGACAAGGTGGAGGCCTTCCGCGCCTCCTATGCGGAGTGGGGCGCGATCATCATCCTGCTGAAGGGGCTGACTCCGATCCCCTACAAGCTGGTCACGATCACCTCGGGCTTCGCCGGCTACAACCTGTTCCTGTTCATCGTCTGCTCGATCGTGGCGCGCGGCGGCCGCTTCTTTATCGCCGCGATCGTGCTGAACCGGTATGGCGAATGGATCCGGGTGCACATCGAAAGGCATCTCGGTCTGTGGGTGGCGCTTGGCGCGGCCGTTCTGGTGGCCGGCTTCGTCGTCGCGGTGAAGCTGATCTGA
- the hisE gene encoding phosphoribosyl-ATP diphosphatase, translating to MTDSIERLYRAVLAARDLDPARSRTAKLMQQGTGKMAKKLAEEAIEVAIDAVGGDAQAVVRESADLFYNLAVLWAELGIQPEDVWREMERRELLLGIAEKLPKSALKIAKVAPGRGAERPIVAAEERTIRKRH from the coding sequence ATGACTGATTCGATCGAGCGGCTCTATCGCGCAGTTCTGGCGGCGAGGGATCTGGATCCCGCGCGCTCGCGCACGGCCAAGCTGATGCAGCAGGGCACGGGCAAGATGGCCAAGAAGCTCGCCGAGGAAGCGATCGAAGTCGCGATCGATGCCGTCGGTGGCGACGCGCAGGCGGTGGTACGCGAAAGCGCTGACCTGTTCTACAATCTGGCGGTGCTCTGGGCCGAACTCGGCATCCAGCCTGAAGACGTCTGGCGCGAGATGGAACGGCGCGAGCTGCTGCTCGGGATCGCGGAGAAGCTGCCGAAATCGGCCTTGAAGATCGCCAAGGTCGCGCCGGGGCGGGGCGCGGAGCGACCGATCGTCGCGGCCGAAGAGAGAACGATCCGCAAGCGGCACTAG
- a CDS encoding ABC transporter substrate-binding protein, with amino-acid sequence MRMRTPVTLLALALIAALVVPAWLSGQVVAAEEPKRPVAVMFALDRPLDGSMAPVVLATSRGLFGAQGVAVTMTTAKGSPDAIARVASGEADMALADINELIRYRDGANSAPVKAVFVLFNRAPYAIIARKSRGINALADIDGKTLGVAEGDLSIRLWPAVVKHNHLKPETIKLSRVGAAVREPILSAGQVDAVSGFSYLSAINLRDRGVPAADLAVLRFADYGCDAYGHAVIVNPGFAAKQPAAVKGVLRALTSGLQLAIKDPQGAVAEVVSRMDDGSRELELERLHTVLADNVLTSDVRRDGIGGIAPARFERALGQIADDFKFQHKRPGPADIFDDSFLPPADSRLVN; translated from the coding sequence ATGCGTATGCGAACACCAGTCACTCTGCTTGCCCTGGCGCTGATCGCAGCCCTTGTCGTGCCTGCATGGCTGTCCGGGCAGGTTGTTGCAGCCGAGGAGCCGAAGCGTCCGGTCGCCGTGATGTTCGCGCTGGATCGTCCGCTCGACGGCAGCATGGCACCGGTGGTGCTGGCCACGAGCCGCGGGCTGTTCGGCGCGCAGGGCGTGGCCGTCACCATGACCACGGCCAAGGGCTCGCCGGATGCGATTGCGCGTGTGGCATCGGGCGAGGCGGACATGGCGCTCGCCGACATCAACGAACTGATCCGCTATCGCGACGGCGCCAACAGCGCGCCCGTCAAGGCCGTGTTCGTGCTGTTCAACCGCGCGCCCTACGCGATCATCGCCCGCAAGAGCCGCGGCATCAACGCGCTCGCCGACATCGATGGCAAGACGCTGGGCGTCGCCGAGGGCGACCTGTCGATCCGGCTATGGCCGGCGGTCGTCAAGCACAACCATCTCAAGCCCGAGACCATCAAGCTGTCGCGCGTCGGCGCGGCCGTGCGCGAGCCGATCCTCTCGGCCGGCCAGGTCGACGCCGTCAGCGGCTTCTCCTACCTCTCGGCGATCAATCTGCGCGACCGCGGCGTGCCCGCCGCCGATCTTGCAGTGCTGCGCTTCGCCGATTATGGCTGCGACGCCTATGGGCATGCCGTGATCGTCAATCCCGGCTTCGCCGCCAAGCAGCCGGCGGCGGTGAAGGGAGTTCTCCGGGCGCTGACGTCGGGCCTGCAGCTCGCGATCAAGGATCCGCAAGGCGCCGTCGCCGAGGTGGTGAGCCGGATGGACGATGGCTCGCGCGAACTCGAGCTGGAGCGGCTGCATACGGTGCTCGCCGACAACGTGCTGACATCAGACGTGCGACGCGACGGCATCGGCGGCATCGCTCCCGCGCGGTTCGAGCGCGCGCTGGGCCAGATCGCCGACGATTTCAAATTCCAGCACAAGCGCCCCGGGCCGGCCGACATCTTCGACGACAGCTTCCTGCCCCCCGCCGACAGCCGCCTCGTCAACTGA
- a CDS encoding glucan ABC transporter ATP-binding protein/ permease: protein MSLLRIYARVLQLLGKEARLGWIVAIANLALAVAQFAEPVLFGRIVDALSGNASTATAWPLLAAWAAFGLFTILASAWVALQADRLAHRQRHAVLTSYFEHILQLPLTFHSGTHSGRLMKVMINGTDALWKLWLSFFREHFAAIMSVLVLLPLSLYLNWRLAILLFVLCVVFTVLTTLVVRKTYGMQSEVEEQYSNLSARASDALGNVALVQSFVRIDAEVQGLRSVAGQLLSLQMPVLGWWALVTVITRASTTITVLAIFTLGIALHQAGLTSVGEIVMFVSFATMLIQKLEQVVSFINNVFMEAPRLAEFFNVLDAVPAVRDRPDAIDVSRLSGLVEFNDVSFSYDGKRPAVEDLTFTALPGQTIALVGPTGAGKSTAIALLHRAFDPQSGFIKIDGMDVRGLKLASLRRNIGVVFQEALLFNRSIRENLLVGKPDATDEELRTAAARAQALDFIDRAEQGFDTNAGERGRMLSGGERQRLSIARALLKDPPILILDEATSALDAVTEAKLNAALDEVMKGRTTFVIAHRLSTIRNATRILVFENGRVIESGTFDELVAKGGHFAELAKAQFMVQENARATLAATENDASTVKA from the coding sequence ATGTCCCTGCTCCGCATCTATGCCCGCGTGCTCCAATTGCTCGGAAAGGAGGCGCGGCTCGGCTGGATCGTGGCGATCGCCAACCTTGCCCTCGCGGTCGCGCAGTTCGCCGAGCCGGTGCTGTTCGGACGCATTGTCGATGCGCTGTCCGGCAACGCCTCGACCGCGACGGCCTGGCCGCTGCTCGCAGCCTGGGCGGCCTTCGGCCTGTTCACGATCCTCGCCAGCGCCTGGGTCGCGCTGCAGGCCGACCGGCTGGCGCACCGCCAGCGCCATGCGGTGCTGACCAGCTATTTCGAGCACATCCTGCAGCTCCCGCTGACGTTCCATTCCGGCACGCATTCGGGACGGCTGATGAAGGTGATGATCAACGGCACCGATGCGCTGTGGAAGCTGTGGCTGTCGTTTTTCCGCGAGCACTTCGCCGCGATCATGTCGGTGCTCGTGCTGCTGCCGTTGTCACTGTATCTCAACTGGCGGCTCGCGATCCTGCTGTTCGTGCTCTGCGTCGTGTTCACCGTGCTGACCACGCTCGTCGTGCGCAAGACCTACGGCATGCAGAGCGAGGTCGAGGAGCAATACAGCAACCTCTCCGCACGCGCCTCCGACGCGCTCGGCAATGTCGCGCTGGTGCAGAGCTTCGTGCGCATCGATGCCGAGGTGCAGGGGCTGCGCAGCGTCGCCGGACAATTGCTGTCGTTGCAGATGCCGGTGCTCGGCTGGTGGGCGCTGGTGACGGTCATCACCCGCGCCTCCACGACCATCACCGTGCTCGCGATCTTCACGCTCGGCATCGCCCTGCACCAGGCCGGGCTTACCTCGGTCGGCGAGATCGTGATGTTCGTGTCGTTCGCGACCATGCTGATCCAGAAGCTCGAGCAGGTCGTGTCCTTCATCAACAACGTCTTCATGGAGGCGCCGCGGCTCGCCGAATTCTTCAACGTGCTCGACGCCGTGCCCGCCGTGCGCGACCGCCCCGATGCAATCGACGTGAGCCGTCTCTCGGGTTTGGTCGAATTCAACGACGTGTCGTTCTCCTATGACGGCAAGCGCCCGGCAGTGGAGGACCTCACCTTCACCGCGCTGCCCGGCCAGACCATCGCACTGGTCGGCCCGACCGGCGCCGGCAAGTCGACAGCGATCGCGCTGCTGCATCGGGCGTTCGATCCGCAGTCCGGCTTCATCAAGATCGACGGCATGGACGTGCGCGGCTTGAAGCTCGCCTCACTCAGGCGGAACATCGGCGTCGTGTTCCAGGAAGCGCTGCTGTTCAACCGCTCGATCCGCGAGAACCTCCTGGTCGGCAAGCCCGATGCGACCGACGAGGAGCTGCGCACCGCCGCGGCGCGCGCGCAGGCGCTCGACTTCATCGACCGCGCCGAGCAGGGCTTTGACACCAATGCCGGCGAGCGCGGCCGCATGCTCTCGGGCGGCGAGCGCCAGCGGCTCTCGATCGCGCGTGCGCTGTTGAAGGATCCGCCCATCCTGATTCTCGACGAGGCGACATCAGCGCTCGATGCGGTGACCGAGGCCAAGCTGAACGCTGCGCTCGATGAAGTGATGAAGGGGCGCACGACCTTCGTGATCGCGCACCGGCTCTCGACCATCCGCAACGCGACCCGGATTCTGGTGTTCGAGAACGGACGCGTGATCGAAAGCGGAACGTTCGATGAACTCGTTGCCAAAGGCGGCCATTTCGCGGAACTCGCGAAGGCCCAGTTCATGGTTCAGGAAAACGCCCGCGCGACTCTCGCGGCAACGGAGAACGACGCGTCCACCGTCAAGGCTTGA